A single region of the Pleurocapsa minor HA4230-MV1 genome encodes:
- a CDS encoding rubredoxin, translating into MERYRCKVCGHIYDLAEGDPKSGIAPETAFKDLQEDWVCPVCGAKKAKFQPVLPGGV; encoded by the coding sequence ATGGAACGATATAGATGTAAGGTCTGTGGTCACATTTATGATCTGGCAGAGGGCGATCCAAAGTCTGGAATTGCTCCGGAAACCGCTTTTAAAGATCTGCAGGAAGATTGGGTCTGTCCAGTCTGTGGCGCTAAGAAGGCAAAGTTTCAACCAGTTCTACCAGGGGGAGTTTAG
- a CDS encoding DMT family transporter yields the protein MIAILFALVSGALVPVQAVLNAQLAHATQSVPFTAFVSGLVASSALAGLLATRQS from the coding sequence ATGATTGCAATTCTTTTTGCTCTAGTAAGTGGTGCACTTGTCCCTGTTCAGGCTGTACTGAATGCCCAACTTGCTCATGCGACTCAATCGGTTCCTTTTACTGCTTTTGTGTCAGGGCTAGTGGCAAGCTCAGCACTAGCTGGATTATTGGCAACAAGACAATCTTAA
- a CDS encoding SDR family oxidoreductase: MDFQLANKTALVSGSTAGIGLAIATTLAHEGAMVMINGRSQERVSDAIDRIKQSAPNARLQGVVADLSTQAGAEALFQQVPEVNILVNNLGIYGSQAFTDISDDEWMKFLQVNVMSGVRLSRHYLPLMLNQNWGRIIFISSESALNIPMEMIHYGVTKTAQLALARGLAETTVGSNVTVNSVLPGPTRSEGVEGFIQELAREQHATPEQVEKEFFAKMRPSSLIQRFASTSEVAALVAFVASPLASAINGAALRVDGGVVRSIV, translated from the coding sequence ATGGACTTTCAGTTAGCGAACAAAACGGCTCTGGTGAGTGGTTCAACAGCGGGTATCGGGCTGGCGATCGCCACTACTCTTGCCCACGAAGGCGCAATGGTAATGATCAATGGCCGCAGTCAAGAGCGCGTTAGTGATGCCATCGATCGAATTAAGCAAAGCGCACCCAATGCCAGGTTGCAGGGAGTCGTAGCGGATCTCAGCACCCAAGCGGGAGCCGAAGCGCTATTTCAGCAGGTTCCAGAAGTCAATATATTGGTGAACAACCTGGGAATTTATGGGTCTCAAGCCTTTACAGATATTTCTGATGACGAATGGATGAAATTTCTCCAGGTAAACGTCATGAGCGGTGTCAGACTCTCTCGCCATTACCTGCCGCTGATGCTGAACCAGAACTGGGGACGCATTATTTTTATCTCTAGTGAATCTGCCTTGAATATTCCAATGGAAATGATTCACTACGGTGTCACAAAAACCGCACAGTTGGCTCTTGCTCGTGGTTTAGCTGAAACCACAGTTGGTAGTAATGTCACAGTGAATTCGGTGTTGCCGGGTCCCACCCGCTCTGAAGGGGTAGAAGGCTTTATCCAGGAATTAGCCAGGGAGCAACACGCAACGCCTGAACAGGTCGAGAAAGAGTTTTTCGCCAAGATGCGTCCCTCTTCGTTGATCCAGCGATTTGCATCAACATCTGAAGTCGCTGCACTGGTGGCGTTTGTTGCCAGTCCTCTGGCATCTGCGATTAATGGTGCTGCACTGCGAGTCGATGGCGGCGTGGTGCGATCGATTGTCTAG
- a CDS encoding DoxX family membrane protein, with protein MTLHGLPMVKNPQHWMEEGKLPSYPAIWQIIGAFSIFFGGIAIAAGFLTPVAALGLAGAMAVALFIHLTVFHSVFVKEPYNTPGSTYEPAIIDLAIAIAFVFIGPGILSVDYLLFGK; from the coding sequence ATGACCCTGCATGGATTACCCATGGTCAAAAATCCACAGCATTGGATGGAGGAAGGAAAACTGCCCAGCTATCCTGCTATTTGGCAAATCATTGGCGCTTTCAGCATCTTCTTTGGTGGGATTGCGATCGCTGCTGGTTTCCTAACACCAGTTGCCGCTTTAGGTTTAGCAGGAGCAATGGCTGTCGCATTGTTCATTCATCTAACCGTGTTCCACAGCGTGTTTGTAAAGGAACCGTATAACACCCCAGGCTCAACCTATGAGCCAGCCATTATCGATTTGGCGATCGCGATCGCGTTTGTTTTTATCGGTCCTGGAATTCTTTCAGTTGACTACCTCTTATTTGGGAAATAA
- a CDS encoding SDR family oxidoreductase: protein MTIHGSVALVTGASRGIGRAIALRLAKDGAKVAVHYGRNQDAANEVVQSITSNGGTAFLVRAELDTLKGVYALYDALDAALIEKTGIAQFDILVNNAGIVLRATIENTTEEIFDQSFAVNVKAPFFLIQQALPRLRDGGRIINLSSTVTRVAAPSIAAYNLTKGAINTLTLTLAAQLGSRGITVNSVAPSATDTDMNASWLRQPESQQSIASMTALGRVGQAEDIADVVAFVASPDSHWMTGQYIEASGGFHL from the coding sequence ATGACTATTCATGGTTCAGTAGCGCTGGTCACGGGTGCAAGTCGAGGCATTGGTCGAGCGATCGCCCTGCGATTAGCCAAAGACGGTGCTAAGGTTGCGGTTCATTACGGTCGCAATCAGGATGCAGCGAATGAAGTTGTTCAATCCATTACATCTAATGGTGGAACAGCGTTTTTAGTCCGGGCAGAACTCGATACCCTTAAAGGTGTATATGCTCTGTATGATGCACTTGATGCAGCTTTGATCGAGAAAACAGGAATAGCACAATTTGACATCTTGGTGAATAATGCAGGCATTGTCCTCAGAGCCACGATAGAAAACACAACGGAGGAAATTTTCGATCAATCGTTCGCCGTTAATGTGAAGGCTCCATTTTTCCTGATTCAACAAGCATTACCCAGACTGCGAGATGGTGGACGCATCATCAACCTCTCCTCAACCGTAACCCGGGTTGCAGCTCCAAGTATTGCTGCCTATAACTTGACGAAGGGTGCAATCAATACGCTGACATTGACACTGGCAGCCCAACTGGGTTCACGCGGGATTACCGTTAATTCAGTTGCGCCAAGTGCGACGGACACCGATATGAACGCAAGCTGGTTGCGTCAACCAGAGTCACAGCAATCCATTGCCAGCATGACGGCGCTGGGTCGGGTTGGTCAAGCGGAGGACATTGCTGATGTTGTTGCTTTCGTTGCTTCTCCCGATAGTCATTGGATGACTGGACAATACATTGAGGCGAGTGGAGGGTTCCACCTATAA
- a CDS encoding DMT family transporter: MAILLALAGAILGGVCITLSLTASSRLRSFLDNSLAAASINFAGGSLFLLILFGIGAIEFPELNQLPTQPWWMFGGGLAGGAGVVFSLLAISQMGLAASLLAAIFGQLSMSVAIDMFGWFGVASKPISSTRILGIVVLFIAVASTQIHLLDSTTRNDLK; encoded by the coding sequence ATGGCAATACTACTGGCGTTAGCAGGAGCGATTTTAGGTGGCGTGTGCATCACGCTATCTTTGACTGCAAGCAGTCGACTTCGCAGTTTCTTAGACAATTCATTGGCTGCCGCGTCGATTAATTTTGCGGGTGGATCTCTGTTTCTTCTCATCTTGTTTGGCATTGGAGCGATCGAGTTTCCAGAACTGAATCAGCTACCAACACAGCCTTGGTGGATGTTTGGCGGTGGTTTGGCGGGTGGCGCGGGGGTAGTGTTTAGTTTGTTAGCAATTTCTCAGATGGGGCTTGCAGCTAGCTTGTTAGCTGCCATTTTTGGACAACTCTCAATGTCAGTTGCAATCGATATGTTTGGCTGGTTTGGGGTTGCTAGCAAACCGATTAGCAGTACGAGAATCTTGGGCATTGTCGTCCTATTTATTGCTGTCGCCTCAACCCAGATACATCTGTTAGACTCTACCACTCGAAACGATTTGAAATGA
- a CDS encoding Uma2 family endonuclease, which yields MIDIQINLPLSKPNIKERDTTVALSDMTWEDYESLANNNNSNYRISYYEQVITLMSPSRNHERITQTITILINAYCRAFGIEYFALGSTDIRNPPHSAKQPDAQYCFNTEKDIPDLAVEVIYSSGGITDLDKYQNLNVKEVWLWQNNELKIYWLIGSSWNQVNHSKSLEKLTKSLLNKHIGQGLTQGHLSIETKFVRELKTEISDLLEE from the coding sequence ATGATTGATATTCAAATAAATTTACCGTTATCAAAACCTAATATCAAAGAAAGAGATACCACTGTCGCTCTCTCAGATATGACCTGGGAAGATTATGAGTCGTTGGCGAATAATAATAATTCAAATTATCGCATTTCTTATTATGAACAAGTAATTACATTAATGTCCCCAAGTCGGAACCACGAACGTATTACCCAAACCATAACTATATTAATTAATGCCTATTGCAGGGCGTTCGGGATTGAATATTTTGCTTTAGGCTCTACAGATATCCGAAATCCACCTCATAGCGCCAAGCAACCCGATGCTCAGTACTGCTTCAATACTGAAAAGGACATACCAGATCTAGCTGTTGAAGTAATCTATTCCAGTGGTGGCATAACGGATTTAGATAAATATCAAAATCTTAACGTCAAAGAAGTGTGGCTCTGGCAGAACAACGAACTGAAAATTTACTGGTTAATCGGTTCAAGCTGGAATCAAGTTAACCATAGCAAGTCTTTGGAAAAACTAACCAAGTCTTTGCTCAATAAACACATTGGTCAAGGGCTTACCCAAGGTCATTTATCTATCGAAACAAAATTTGTTCGAGAACTAAAAACAGAAATTTCCGATCTGCTTGAAGAATAA
- a CDS encoding carotenoid oxygenase family protein yields the protein MDIANFINHYLEGNFAPVKEEKTAVDLPTAGKIPDELNGLFLRNGPNAIGKPEPSTYHNFAGEGMVHGVCLRNGKALWYRNRWVRGDTVRAVLDESDIGGPVHAHDFAANTNIIGFAGKLWALVEGGTYPIELDRELNSVCRNNFFGTLPGAFSPHPQLDPKTGELHALCYSWDTWDYVQYVVVGNNGRVRRTENISLPGMTMLHAMGLTQRYAIVFDFPVLLNLQMAQSGHPNPFRWNNDYGARIGLMPREGFATDIQWFEVSPCYVYHPVNAYDAEDGSVIMDVCRYERMFDRDLHGPFGDSLSTLDRWRFDPSNGKMTETRLDERYQEFPRINPHNLSLPYQYAYLATFGEGSSYAGTIKQDLVTGTALIHNYGEGYSAGEPVFIPRQDAKSEDDGWILTFVYDGNTNTSDLVILDALDFTAAPVAEVRLPQRVPFGFHGDWVPESTLQA from the coding sequence ATGGATATCGCAAACTTCATCAACCACTACCTTGAAGGTAATTTCGCTCCCGTCAAAGAGGAAAAAACGGCAGTTGATTTACCGACCGCAGGCAAGATCCCCGACGAACTGAATGGGCTATTTCTACGGAATGGTCCTAATGCGATCGGCAAACCCGAACCCAGCACTTATCACAATTTTGCGGGCGAAGGCATGGTGCATGGTGTTTGCCTCAGAAACGGTAAGGCGCTTTGGTACCGCAATCGATGGGTTAGAGGGGATACGGTACGAGCGGTTCTAGATGAATCTGACATTGGTGGTCCGGTTCACGCCCATGATTTTGCTGCGAACACCAACATCATCGGTTTCGCAGGAAAGCTGTGGGCATTAGTCGAAGGAGGAACTTACCCAATTGAGCTAGATCGAGAACTTAACAGCGTTTGCCGCAACAATTTCTTCGGTACTTTACCTGGTGCTTTCAGCCCCCATCCTCAGTTAGATCCCAAAACAGGCGAGCTTCATGCTCTTTGTTATTCCTGGGACACCTGGGACTATGTGCAGTACGTTGTCGTTGGTAACAATGGTCGGGTACGTCGAACGGAGAATATTTCACTGCCGGGAATGACCATGCTTCACGCTATGGGGCTAACTCAGCGATATGCGATCGTGTTTGATTTCCCAGTGTTACTGAATTTGCAGATGGCGCAATCGGGACATCCCAATCCTTTTCGCTGGAACAATGACTACGGCGCACGAATTGGACTCATGCCGCGAGAGGGTTTTGCTACAGACATTCAATGGTTTGAAGTCAGCCCTTGTTATGTTTATCATCCTGTCAACGCCTACGATGCTGAGGATGGTAGCGTCATTATGGATGTATGTCGCTATGAACGGATGTTCGATCGAGACTTACACGGACCGTTTGGTGATTCTCTATCCACTTTGGATCGATGGAGATTTGATCCTAGTAATGGAAAAATGACTGAAACTCGACTCGACGAGCGCTATCAAGAGTTCCCTAGAATCAATCCACACAACCTCTCATTGCCTTACCAATATGCCTATCTTGCAACGTTTGGAGAGGGAAGCTCCTACGCTGGCACAATTAAGCAGGATCTGGTTACGGGAACTGCTCTAATTCACAACTATGGAGAGGGGTATTCAGCAGGTGAGCCAGTCTTCATACCCAGACAAGATGCAAAGAGCGAAGACGATGGATGGATTTTGACGTTTGTGTATGACGGCAATACTAACACCTCAGATTTAGTGATTTTAGATGCGCTGGATTTTACTGCCGCACCCGTTGCTGAAGTCAGATTACCTCAGCGTGTTCCTTTTGGTTTTCATGGCGATTGGGTTCCTGAGTCTACTCTTCAAGCCTAG
- a CDS encoding NACHT domain-containing protein — protein MEIEQMLQIANSAMFAHNGRRLSEVEAALLLGSIQRQPYEQIAEASGYAVSYLKHDVGPKFWKLLGQALGEPVSKTNFRGALEHQWRQSLIGVTQTQALAVEPTALPPATAAQPVLHQPQADWGEAMDVTQFYGRTGELQTLEQWIVTERCRVVALLGIGGIGKSALAAQLGQQIQTQFEVVVWRSLQNAPPFEEWLETVLPILLQSQGEDIAVPSSLDRKLLKLMQGLRQKRCLLVLDNAETILSAGQTGQYRAGYEGYGQLFKEIGAVSHQSCLLLTSREKPREIVPPEGQEQSARTLLLKGLNPEAGRELFRSKGNFAGTASEWERLVAHYRGNPLALKLVAATTQELFNGRIAEVLNYLQQGLAVFDDIRDLLQRQFDRLSEIEQEMIFWLAINREPNSLPELNRDIVTTLSRRRLPDAMQSLLRRSLIEKEGERFFLQPVVLEYATDQFVQCVSEEIARQTPERLRTHALIKAQAKDYVREMQKRLIVEPIAEQLLLQFGNSQALEQQLKTLLAQQQQAPQPNYIAGNLLNLLVHLQSDLRGCDFSALTVWQADLRQVNLAGVNFRNADLATSVFAETLSGIVSVSLNPDGSLLATGDVDGKLSLWRVIDSQQVLTLQGHSGWRTVTFSPDGKTLASGSHDSLIRLWDVQHLDLEPSNPANLAEVSDSSPLPVTCLKTLRGHFSRVWTISFSPDGQLLASGSSDQTIRLWNARDGTCLRVLQGHTGEVTSVSFSPNGQMLASASEDASIRLWSIEHGTTLKTLQGHIRWVWAVAFSPDGQTLASGGDDRTIRLWKVETGICRKTLQGHTSWVTSLSFSPNGHSIASSSEDGSVRLWSVQDGTCFKLLQGHSSCVWEVTFNPDGQILASGSADLSVRLWDIQGVTCLKTFQGRTNGVRSVSFSPDGSMLASGSHDALVRLWDWQQETCKALPGHTNWIWAVAFYPNGQMVASASQDQSIRLWDVQNSTCCQTLQGHTSWVCSVSFSPNGQMLASGSHDDSVRLWDVRDGTCLRTLHGHTGWVWAVAFSPDGQMLASGSNDDSVRLWDVRSGICLKTLQGHTAWIMSVAFSPDGQTLATSSSDFSVRLWNVQDGTCLTTLHDHTSEVGSVAFSPNGCILASSSLDQTIRLWNVRDGTCQKVLQGHTSEVYSVQFSPVDVSLPSGTGPILVSGSQDETIKLWNPTTGECLKTLRADRLYEGMNIRGAQGLTAAQQATLKALGAVEA, from the coding sequence ATGGAGATTGAGCAGATGCTACAGATTGCCAATTCAGCCATGTTTGCCCACAACGGCAGACGACTCAGCGAAGTGGAAGCGGCACTCTTGCTTGGCTCCATACAGCGGCAGCCTTACGAGCAAATTGCCGAAGCGTCTGGGTATGCCGTCAGCTATCTCAAGCATGATGTGGGTCCCAAGTTCTGGAAATTGTTAGGGCAGGCACTTGGAGAACCTGTCAGCAAAACCAACTTTCGAGGGGCATTAGAACATCAATGGCGGCAGTCGCTGATTGGTGTGACCCAAACCCAGGCTCTAGCAGTTGAGCCGACTGCCTTACCTCCAGCCACCGCTGCTCAACCCGTCCTGCATCAGCCCCAGGCTGACTGGGGAGAAGCGATGGATGTCACCCAGTTCTATGGGCGAACTGGGGAACTGCAAACCCTAGAACAGTGGATTGTGACGGAGCGCTGTCGAGTCGTGGCACTGCTGGGAATTGGTGGAATTGGCAAAAGCGCCCTGGCTGCCCAACTGGGGCAGCAGATTCAAACTCAGTTTGAGGTGGTGGTGTGGCGATCGCTGCAAAATGCTCCGCCGTTTGAGGAGTGGTTAGAAACAGTGCTGCCTATCTTGCTCCAGTCACAGGGAGAGGACATCGCTGTGCCGAGTAGCCTGGATAGGAAACTACTGAAGCTAATGCAGGGGTTGCGTCAAAAGCGCTGCTTACTGGTTCTGGACAATGCTGAGACGATTTTGAGTGCGGGGCAAACCGGACAGTATCGAGCGGGCTACGAGGGATATGGTCAACTGTTCAAAGAGATTGGGGCGGTGTCCCATCAGAGTTGCTTGCTGCTCACCAGCCGCGAAAAGCCCAGAGAAATTGTGCCACCAGAAGGTCAGGAACAATCGGCACGAACGTTGCTACTGAAGGGACTGAACCCAGAAGCCGGACGAGAACTCTTTCGCTCCAAAGGAAACTTTGCGGGTACGGCATCGGAATGGGAACGATTAGTGGCACACTATCGCGGCAACCCCCTGGCGCTGAAGCTGGTGGCAGCCACGACTCAAGAACTGTTTAATGGCAGGATTGCTGAGGTATTGAACTATCTCCAGCAAGGGTTAGCTGTCTTTGATGACATTCGAGACTTGCTCCAAAGACAGTTCGATCGCTTGTCTGAGATTGAGCAGGAAATGATTTTTTGGTTAGCGATCAACCGGGAACCGAACTCGCTGCCTGAGTTAAATCGAGATATTGTCACCACGCTCTCCAGGCGCAGACTTCCAGATGCAATGCAGTCTTTGTTGCGGCGATCGCTGATTGAAAAGGAGGGTGAGCGCTTCTTTCTCCAACCTGTCGTGCTGGAGTATGCGACCGATCAGTTTGTTCAGTGCGTCTCTGAAGAAATTGCCAGACAAACACCAGAGCGACTCAGAACCCACGCGCTGATCAAAGCCCAGGCAAAAGACTATGTCCGAGAGATGCAGAAGCGGTTGATTGTCGAGCCGATCGCTGAACAATTGCTGCTCCAGTTTGGCAATTCACAAGCCCTTGAGCAGCAGTTGAAAACCCTGTTGGCGCAGCAACAGCAAGCACCTCAGCCAAACTATATTGCGGGTAACCTACTCAACCTGCTGGTGCATTTGCAAAGCGATTTACGAGGCTGTGACTTTTCGGCTCTCACCGTATGGCAAGCCGACTTACGGCAGGTCAACCTGGCAGGGGTCAATTTTCGCAACGCTGATTTGGCAACCTCTGTGTTTGCAGAGACCTTAAGTGGCATTGTGTCAGTCAGCTTGAACCCAGATGGCAGCTTGCTGGCAACCGGCGATGTGGATGGTAAGCTTTCCCTCTGGCGAGTGATCGATAGTCAACAGGTTTTGACATTGCAAGGACATTCTGGTTGGAGAACAGTCACCTTCAGTCCCGACGGAAAAACGCTAGCCAGTGGCAGTCATGACTCGTTGATTCGGTTGTGGGATGTGCAGCACCTCGATCTTGAGCCATCCAATCCTGCAAACCTGGCTGAAGTGAGTGATTCCAGCCCTCTCCCAGTCACCTGTCTCAAAACACTGCGGGGTCATTTTAGTCGGGTTTGGACGATCTCGTTCAGCCCCGATGGTCAACTGCTGGCGAGTGGTAGTAGTGACCAAACGATTCGGCTTTGGAATGCCCGCGACGGAACCTGCCTAAGGGTTTTGCAGGGTCATACGGGTGAGGTCACTTCTGTCAGCTTTAGTCCGAATGGACAGATGCTGGCAAGTGCCAGTGAAGACGCCTCGATCCGATTGTGGAGTATTGAGCATGGAACCACCCTCAAAACATTGCAAGGACATATCCGTTGGGTTTGGGCAGTCGCGTTTAGCCCGGATGGACAGACCCTCGCGAGTGGTGGTGACGATCGCACGATTCGACTGTGGAAGGTGGAGACGGGCATTTGCCGCAAAACACTGCAAGGGCATACTAGTTGGGTCACCTCACTCAGCTTCAGTCCCAATGGTCACAGCATTGCCAGTAGCAGCGAGGATGGCTCAGTGCGGTTGTGGAGTGTGCAGGATGGAACGTGCTTCAAACTGTTGCAAGGTCACAGCAGTTGTGTTTGGGAAGTTACATTCAATCCAGATGGTCAAATCCTCGCGAGTGGCAGTGCAGACCTTTCAGTTCGGTTGTGGGATATCCAGGGTGTCACCTGCCTCAAGACGTTTCAGGGACGAACCAATGGGGTTCGTTCAGTCAGCTTTAGTCCGGATGGCTCTATGCTAGCCAGTGGCAGTCATGATGCTCTCGTGCGGCTATGGGATTGGCAGCAAGAAACTTGCAAGGCTTTACCAGGACACACAAATTGGATCTGGGCAGTTGCATTTTACCCGAATGGTCAAATGGTGGCGAGTGCCAGTCAAGATCAAAGCATTCGGCTGTGGGATGTGCAGAACAGCACCTGCTGCCAAACATTGCAGGGACACACGAGTTGGGTTTGCTCGGTCAGTTTCAGCCCCAATGGACAAATGTTAGCGAGTGGCAGCCATGACGACTCAGTGCGGCTGTGGGATGTGCGAGATGGCACCTGCCTCAGAACCCTACACGGTCATACGGGTTGGGTTTGGGCAGTCGCCTTTAGCCCAGATGGACAAATGTTAGCGAGTGGCAGCAATGACGACTCAGTGCGGCTATGGGATGTGCGAAGTGGCATCTGTCTCAAAACCTTACAAGGACATACGGCTTGGATTATGTCCGTTGCCTTCAGCCCAGATGGTCAGACGCTAGCAACTAGCAGCTCAGACTTCTCAGTTCGATTGTGGAATGTGCAAGACGGAACGTGCTTAACAACGTTACACGATCATACCAGTGAAGTTGGCTCAGTTGCCTTCAGCCCCAATGGTTGTATCCTGGCTAGTAGCAGTCTCGACCAAACTATCCGGCTATGGAATGTCCGAGACGGCACCTGCCAGAAAGTCCTGCAAGGGCACACCAGTGAGGTCTATTCAGTTCAGTTTAGTCCAGTTGACGTTAGCCTGCCATCCGGTACAGGTCCGATTCTGGTCAGTGGGAGTCAGGATGAAACCATTAAGCTGTGGAATCCGACAACAGGTGAGTGTCTCAAAACGCTGAGAGCCGACCGCCTTTATGAGGGCATGAACATTCGGGGTGCTCAAGGATTAACAGCCGCGCAGCAAGCCACGTTGAAAGCATTAGGGGCAGTCGAAGCCTAA